Part of the Cryptosporangium arvum DSM 44712 genome, CGACGCGATGACGACCTTGTCCTCGAGCGCGCCGAGCAGCAGCAGGTCGTCGAGGACGTCGGCGGTGGCGAGCAGCCCGTCGACGCCCGGCCGGCGCAGCGCCGTGCGGACGCGGGCGAGCATGTCGCCGCGATCGGCCATCGCGTCCGGGCGGCCCCGGACCGCCAGCGCCCCGCGCGCCGGGTGGTCGCAGGCCAGGAGCATGAGCCGGCCGTCGGCGGGGAGGGTGGGGCGGGTCCGGCGAGCGGCCAGCAGCGCGGCGACCCGGCCGGGTTCGCGGGCTCTGATCTCGGTGACCTCGGTGAGACTGTCGGCGAAAGCGCTCCGAGTCATGCTGCCTCCGTCGCGGTCGGCGGTGCCGCGGTGGGGCGCGGCGTCGGTGCCGGGGAAAACGCTAGGGCGGACGCCGGAATGGCGTCAATAGTTTGTCAGGACATTATGTTCTGTTGACACGGGCTGTGGGGTCTACCACACTCCCCAACGATCGACCCCCATGCGTCGCCCCCAGGAGAACTCAATGAAGAAGTTCGCCGTCGCCGGAGTGGTCGTCGGTCTGTTCCTCGCCGTGGCCGGGTGCAGTGGCACCGGTCAGGAGAAGGGCGCCGACGAAGCGAGCGATTTGGACCTCACGTACGCGATCGTCACGCACGGTGCGCCCGGTGACGCGTTCTGGGACCGGGTCAAATCCGGTGCCGAGCGGGCGGGCAAGGACTACGGCGTGAAAGTTGAGTACTCCTCGGACGCCGACCCGGCCAAGCAGTCGCAGCTCGTCGACGGCGCGGTGGCCGACAAGGTCGACGGCGTCATCGTCTCGATGGCCAACCCCGACGGGCTCGAGCAGTCGGTGAAGAACGCGGTCGCCGCCGGGATCCCGGTGATCACGATCAACTCCGGCATCGACAAGTGGAAAGAGTTCGGCGCGATGACCCACATCGGTCAGAGCGAGGAGATCGCGGGCAACGCGGTCGGCGCCAGGCTCAAGACCGCGGGCTGGAAGAACGCGCTCTGCGTCATCCAGGAGGCCGGCAACGTCGGGCTCGAGGAGCGGTGCAAGGCGGTGACCGCGACGATGGGCGGCAAGGTGACGAACCTGCAGGTCGACGGCACCGACGACAACGCGGTGCAGGCGACGATCACCTCGAAGCTGCAGGCCGACAAGACGATCGACGGTGTGCTCACGCTGGGCGGCCAGTACGCGATCGACGCGGTGAGCGCGGTCGGGGAGGCGGGGTCGTCGGCGAAGGTCGCCACGTTCGACCTCTCCGCCGACGTCATCAAGAACATCCAGGACGGCAAGATCGAGTTCGCGGTCGACCAGCAGCCGTTCGTGCAGGGCTACGCCGCCGTGACCGCGCTCTACCTCAAGAGCATCAACGGCAACGACTTCGGCGGTGGCCAGCCGGTGTACTCCGGTCCGGCGTTCATCACCAAGGAGAACGCGGACGCGGTCGGCAAGTTCGCGGCCAAGGGCACCCGGTGACGGCTGTCGCCGCGGACGAACGGGTCGCTTCGGGGAGCGCTCTCGGGCGCGTCCTGAAGCGGCCCGAGGTCGGTGCGCTCGTCGCCGCTGTCGCGGTGTTCGTGTTCTTCGCCGTGGCCACGGACACGTTCGCGACGGCGTCGGGCGCGTCGACCTGGCTCCGGTCGGCATCGACGATCGGCATCATGGCGGTCGCGGTCGCGCTGCTGATGATCGGCGGGGAGTTCGACCTCTCGGCCGGTGCGATGACCGGGTTCACCGGGCTCGCGGTCGGCGTGATGACCACGCAGTGGGGCTTGAACATCTGGGCGGCAATGCTGGTGTCGCTGGTCCTGGCGCTGGCCGTCGG contains:
- a CDS encoding sugar ABC transporter substrate-binding protein, translated to MKKFAVAGVVVGLFLAVAGCSGTGQEKGADEASDLDLTYAIVTHGAPGDAFWDRVKSGAERAGKDYGVKVEYSSDADPAKQSQLVDGAVADKVDGVIVSMANPDGLEQSVKNAVAAGIPVITINSGIDKWKEFGAMTHIGQSEEIAGNAVGARLKTAGWKNALCVIQEAGNVGLEERCKAVTATMGGKVTNLQVDGTDDNAVQATITSKLQADKTIDGVLTLGGQYAIDAVSAVGEAGSSAKVATFDLSADVIKNIQDGKIEFAVDQQPFVQGYAAVTALYLKSINGNDFGGGQPVYSGPAFITKENADAVGKFAAKGTR